In a genomic window of Quercus lobata isolate SW786 chromosome 4, ValleyOak3.0 Primary Assembly, whole genome shotgun sequence:
- the LOC115986906 gene encoding uncharacterized protein LOC115986906, which produces MALPCGSGRRWWRAVKMALGLCLCFLIPMAAAGIRNTNSIFGDQKLKLEVQQQLKLLNKPAHKSIKSSDGDIIDCIHINNQPAFDHPLFKNHTIQMRPSFHPDGRLFDESKVSSKSKSINQLWHLNGRCPEGTIPVRRTKEDDLLRASSIKSYGRKKHLTIPKPSSAQPDLINQGGHQHAIVYVEGDKYYGAKATINVWKPQIQEPNEFSLSQIWILGGSFGEDLNSIEAGWQVSPDLYGDSNSRLFTYWTSDAYQATGCYNLLCSGFIQINNQIAMGASIYPVSGYGGSQYDISILVWKDPKEGNWWMQFGNEHVLGYWPAFLFSYLSDSASMVEWGGEVVNSQPDGQHTSTQMGSGHFSGEGFGRASYFKNIQIVDGSNNLRPPKDIATFTEQPNCYNVQNRKSGDNWGNYFYYGGPGKNPNCL; this is translated from the exons ATGGCGCTGCCTTGTGGAAGCgggaggaggtggtggagggCGGTAAAGATGGCCCTGGGATTGTGCTTGTGCTTTCTCATACCAATGGCAGCAGCTGGAATTAGAAATACTAACAGCATCTTTGGTGATCAGAAACTTAAACTGGAGGTGCAGCAGCAGTTGAAGCTCTTGAACAAGCCTGCTCATAAATCTATCAAG AGCTCGGATGGAGATATAATCGACTGCATACATATCAACAACCAGCCAGCTTTTGATCATCCTCTCTTCAAAAATCATACAATCCAG ATGAGACCAAGTTTCCACCCAGACGGGCGTTTATTCGATGAGAGCAAAGTGTCTTCAAAGTCCAAGTCCATTAATCAGCTATGGCACTTGAATGGAAGGTGCCCGGAAGGAACAATTCCGGTTAGAAGAACCAAAGAAGATGATTTATTGAGGGCAAGCTCTATCAAAAGTTATGGAAGGAAAAAACACCTTACCATCCCTAAACCAAGTTCCGCTCAGCCTGATCTCATCAATCAAGGTGGCCATCAG CATGCAATAGTCTATGTGGAAGGAGATAAGTATTACGGAGCTAAGGCAACTATAAACGTGTGGAAACCCCAAATCCAAGAACCTAATGAGTTTAGCTTGTCTCAAATCTGGATCCTAGGTGGTTCTTTTGGTGAAGATCTTAATAGCATTGAAGCTGGCTGGCAG gTCAGCCCTGATCTATATGGAGATAGCAACTCTAGACTCTTCACTTATTGGACT AGTGATGCATATCAAGCCACTGGTTGCTACAATTTGCTGTGCTCTGGCTTTATTCAAATCAACAACCAAATTGCAATGGGTGCAAGCATCTACCCTGTTTCCGGCTACGGTGGTTCCCAATATGATATTAGCATACTTGTCTGGAAG GACCCAAAAGAGGGAAACTGGTGGATGCAATTTGGGAATGAGCATGTATTGGGATATTGGCCGGCCTTCCTATTCTCATACTTATCTGACAGTGCTTCAATGGTCGAATGGGGAGGAGAGGTGGTGAACTCACAGCCTGATGGGCAGCACACCTCAACACAAATGGGCAGTGGTCATTTCTCTGGAGAAGGGTTTGGCAGAGCTAGTTACTTCAAGAATATCCAAATTGTTGATGGCTCCAACAATCTTAGGCCTCCCAAGGACATTGCCACTTTCACTGAGCAACCCAATTGCTATAATGTCCAAAATAGGAAAAGCGGCGATAATTGGGGAAACTACTTTTATTATGGTGGTCCTGGTAAAAACCCCAATTGTCTATGA